The Candidatus Baltobacteraceae bacterium genome includes the window CCACCGACTCGCAATGGATAAGCGCCGAGAGCGCGCTGCTTGGTGCGGCCGTGCGTCCGGTCATTCTCAACGGCGGCGACCCATCGACGTTGGGACCGGCTTACAACGGCGCGTTTCTGGATTTGGCCAACGTTCGCGGGGCGAATCACGAAGGCTGCTTCACGCGCGGCAGCGGTGCGGTAACCGATCAGAACCAGCATTGGCAACACCAAGCCGACGGCCTTTTAGCCGATCTCGGGCATCATAAATATTCGTTCTGCATGATGACCGGAACGTCGTCGCCGCAAACTCGGCTCTACGGGCTGGCTTCGTGGTGGCTGACCTACGATCCGCAGTGGTCGGTCGCCGCGCCGATCGCTCCGGCTGCCGACGGAAACGCCGTCTATCCAGAGTTCGCGATCGTTCCGCGCTCGCCGCGCACGACGGCATCGGCTGACGTCAACGCGTTAGCGAAGGGCGGAGTCTACGTTCGCGAGTTCGCGCAATGCTACCAAGCGGCGGTGCCGATCGGCGCGTGTGCGGCCGTCGTCAATCCGTCGGCATCGGGTGCGGCGATGCCGGCGTTGAGTATCGCCTATACGTCCGCGTTAACGCTCGACAATCTGAGTTTACCGGCGGGCGGCAGCGCGCGTTGGTCGACCGGCGTGCCGGGGACTTTAGGCCCGGGTCAAGCGATTATTTTGCGCCAGTAATTTAGTCGCCCCGTATCAGGGAATTGGGTTCTGCTCCGCGACCGTGGCCCGTGCAATAATGGGCCATGGTCGTCGAGCGCATTACCACCATGCGAAGTTTTCTCGCGTTGCGCGAACGGTGGGACGAGATTTACGACGCGGACGGTCGCGCCAACGTGTTCTTGTCGTGGGCGTGGATCGACGCGTGCATGCAAACCTCGGGCCGGCCGTGGACGGTCCTCGCGGCGCGGCTTTCGCCGGCCGATCCGTATCTCGCATTTCTTCCGCTCGCCTGCGAGCGCTTTCCGCTTGCCGGTCCGGCGTTAGCGCAAGACCTCTGTTTGGCCGGCATTCCGCGGGCCGACTACACCGGTCTCATCGCCGCGCCGTCGGCCCCCGAAGACGCCGTGCTTGCGGCCTTTGCCGCCGAACTCGAAGCGATGCGATGGGACAACTTTCGCCTGAACGACGCGCTGGACGAACGCGTCGGAAAGTTGGCGCGCTACTTCGCGCCCGAGCGATTCGAAGCGCGGCTCGGCGGCCAAACGCTCTGCCCGTTTATCACCTTGCCCGACCGTTGGGAAACCTACCTCGAGTCCGTAAGCGAGAAGACGCGCGCGAAACTCGTCAAAAAAACGCGACAGCTTGCGGCCCTGCCCGGATATCGCTTCGAGCGGGCCGACGAACGCGGCATCGACGACGCGATCGAAACGCTCCTGCGGCTCAATCGGCGGCGCTGGAGAAAGAATCTCGGTAAAGGCCGCCGGACGTTTGCCGGACTTTTCCGGCACTGCTTCGAGAGCGGAGTCTACGCCGTGTTCAGCATCTTCGACGGAACGGTTCCCGTTGCGTCGCAGGGATTTTTCATCGATCACAAGCGGCGCGCGTTTTGCGCGTATATGGTCGGCTTTAACGGCGACTACGCGTCCTTCTCGCCCGGCACGGTGCTGCACGGGTTGACGATTCGGTACGCGATCGAACACGGGTTTGCGGAATACGATCTGCTGCGCGGCAACGAGCCGTTCAAATCGAGATTTGCCTCGCGCGTTCGTACGACGAACCACCTCACGCTGACGCGGCGCGGAATGCGCTCCAACGTGGTAAACGCCGGCCGCTCCGGCGTTTACGCGGCGAAGGCGCTCGCGCGCCGGATCATCGGTCGCACGGCATGACGATCGAACGTTTCGTTCGCAAGCGGGTCGTGGTAATAACGCAGTTTTATCCGCCCGAACCGTGCGCCGCGAGCAATCGGGTGAGCGCGCTCGTGCGATATCTGGCCGCCACGGGCCACAGCGTGACGGTGCTCACCGGAATGCCGAGTTTTCCCGCCGGCGTCGTTTCGGAACGGTATCGCGGCATGCGATCGCATGCCGAACGCGATGGCGACGCTCGAATCGAACGGTTCCGTGCCTACGTAGCGAGCGGGCGCGGCGCGCGCCTGTTTTCGTGGATAACGCTTGCGATCGCGCTCGCCTGGCGACTACTGACGATGCGCGCGCGGATCGACGCGATCGTCGTGTCGTACCCGCCGATCACCTTGGCGCTGCCCGCACTGGTGGGCGCGCTGCGCCATCGT containing:
- a CDS encoding GNAT family N-acetyltransferase — protein: MRSFLALRERWDEIYDADGRANVFLSWAWIDACMQTSGRPWTVLAARLSPADPYLAFLPLACERFPLAGPALAQDLCLAGIPRADYTGLIAAPSAPEDAVLAAFAAELEAMRWDNFRLNDALDERVGKLARYFAPERFEARLGGQTLCPFITLPDRWETYLESVSEKTRAKLVKKTRQLAALPGYRFERADERGIDDAIETLLRLNRRRWRKNLGKGRRTFAGLFRHCFESGVYAVFSIFDGTVPVASQGFFIDHKRRAFCAYMVGFNGDYASFSPGTVLHGLTIRYAIEHGFAEYDLLRGNEPFKSRFASRVRTTNHLTLTRRGMRSNVVNAGRSGVYAAKALARRIIGRTA